The sequence below is a genomic window from Paenibacillus silvisoli.
CCGTATTGTCGGCTGTCGCTTGCGCATCGGCCGATTCGGCTTCAGCCGGTTGATCCGCGGGCGGTTCCTCCGCTGCGGCGCCGTCCGTTGCCGTCTCGTTTGCGGCCGCGTTCGTAGCGGACGCATCGGCTGCTGTCGGATCTGCTGTTTCTCCTGCTGTCGTATCTGTTGTATCCGGTGTCTCCGGCGCATCGGCCGCCGGAGTCTCCCCCGCGTCAGGCGCGGTTTGAGCCGGCGTATCGCCTTGCTGTTCCTTATCCGCATCCTTTACGGGAGCGTTCGGCTTGGCGGCGGCATCGGATTTACCCGGTTTTGCCGGTGTCGTCGTCGCGCCTTTGCCTGCATTGCCGTTCCCCGCCGTTGCCGGCGGCTTCGCGGCCGAGCCTTTATCTGAATTCGTACCGCCTCCGGCAGCCGGCTTTGCCGGTTCCTTGTAGGCGGTGTACGGAAACAGCGGTTTCAAACTGCCGTAAATCCGGTTGACGGCGTCTTTCAGCGCCTTCTCGTCCGGGTCTTTCTGTCCGACGCCGAACAGGCCCGGGTTGCCGATCGCTTCGAGCGCGGTATCGAAATCGGCGTTCAAGCTGTCGATCTTCGCTGCCGAGAGCTTCGCTTCCGCAAAGGGCGTCAGCACGACGAACGTCGCGCGCGCCTTGGCCAGCAGCATCTTCGCGTTGGTATAGTCGCTTACGCCTTTCAGCGTGTTCTCGAACCGCCGGTCCAAATTCATGATTAGCAGCGCCTTATAGTTCGCGATCGTCTCTTTCGCTTGACGGGATTTGAGATTCGCGTCCAGCGTCTTGGCAACGGACTCGCCGAAGTGAGCCGCGATTTCCTCTCGTCTTTCCTTATGCGCCGCTTCGGCCGTTCCCCAGTCCGGAGAAGATTTGCTGAGCGCGGTTACAACGACCTTGAAGGTTTCGGCGACGTCCTCCGTATTGGCATCGCCATACGAGTACGCCCACGCGCTCGTCGGAGCCAGAACCAAGAAAAGCGCAATGACCAGCATGGCCGTTTTCGTGAACATCATGCGCATGATTGCTACTCACCTTTCGTCAATCGGTATGACTTGAAAAAATACCCTTTTTATAAGCACGTTAACAATGATAATCATTTTCATTTAAGGTGTCAATATATTTTAATACCTGCCGCTTGCATAAAGATTCATAGGAAAATAGAACTAAAAAGGAGCGCCCCCTTCTTGCCAGGGTCACTCCTTCGCGTTTCCGATCCATTTGTATACCGTAATGTCATTGTACACGGGCTCGAACAATCCTTCGCTCCGGTATCTCGCCACCGGCTCCACCTGCTTGCGCAGCGGGCCGATCTGCGCCTCGAAGCCGCGCAGCACATGATCGGTCAGCAGGATCGTCGCCTCGGGATCCGCCTGCACATCGGCGAGGAAATAGCCGTAGGTTTCGATTC
It includes:
- a CDS encoding prolipoprotein diacylglyceryl transferase, producing the protein MRMMFTKTAMLVIALFLVLAPTSAWAYSYGDANTEDVAETFKVVVTALSKSSPDWGTAEAAHKERREEIAAHFGESVAKTLDANLKSRQAKETIANYKALLIMNLDRRFENTLKGVSDYTNAKMLLAKARATFVVLTPFAEAKLSAAKIDSLNADFDTALEAIGNPGLFGVGQKDPDEKALKDAVNRIYGSLKPLFPYTAYKEPAKPAAGGGTNSDKGSAAKPPATAGNGNAGKGATTTPAKPGKSDAAAKPNAPVKDADKEQQGDTPAQTAPDAGETPAADAPETPDTTDTTAGETADPTAADASATNAAANETATDGAAAEEPPADQPAEAESADAQATADNTAVADNTATEEGEAASAQPDTIDGTKEHAAMARTDKTNPVVTVGVIGGVLIVGAGAVWWARRKGFF